One stretch of Cyclopterus lumpus isolate fCycLum1 chromosome 10, fCycLum1.pri, whole genome shotgun sequence DNA includes these proteins:
- the rab9b gene encoding ras-related protein Rab-9B, producing MYGRREDHAISNIRNRVQLTLVCHLVWRPCWVEGNMMSGKSLLLKVILLGDGGVGKSSLMNRYVTDRFDSQSFHTIGVEFLNRDLEVDGRLVTLQIWDTAGQERFKSLRTPFYRGADCCLLTFAVNDLQSFQNLGCWKKEFMYYSDVKDPERFPFVVLGNKIDMERREVGEDEARAWCEENGCCPYFETSAKDDTNVTAAFEAAVREVLAAEDQIDHALLSSTIDLHGNRKTSRASCC from the exons ATGtatgggaggagggaggaccacGCAATATCAAATATTAGGAACAGG GTTCAATTGACCCTGGTCTGCCACCTGGTGTGGAGGCCTTGCTGGGTGGAAGGAAACATGATGAGTGGGAAGAGCCTACTCCTGAAGGTGATCCTGCTGGGGGACGGTGGAGTGGGCAAGTCCTCACTAATGAACCGCTATGTCACAGACCGCTTTGACTCCCAGTCCTTTCACACCATTGGCGTGGAGTTCCTAAACCGGGACCTGGAGGTGGACGGGCGCTTGGTCACTCTTCAGATCTGGGACACAGCCGGCCAGGAGCGCTTTAAGTCTCTGCGTACGCCCTTCTACCGAGGCGCCGACTGCTGCCTGCTCACATTCGCTGTGAACGATCTGCAGAGCTTCCAAAACCTTGGCTGCTGGAAGAAGGAGTTCATGTACTATTCGGATGTTAAAGACCCTGAGCGGTTCCCTTTTGTGGTACTGGGCAATAAAATAGACATGGAGCGAAGGGAGGTGGGAGAGGACGAAGCACGGGCCTGGTGTGAAGAGAACGGCTGCTGCCCTTATTTTGAGACCAGTGCTAAGGATGACACTAATGTCACCGCTGCATTCGAGGCAGCTGTCAGGGAGGTTCTGGCTGCTGAGGACCAGATTGACCATGCACTACTGAGTAGTACTATTGATCTCCATGGCAACCGCAAAACCTCTCGTGCATCTTGTTGCTGA
- the plp1a gene encoding proteolipid protein 1a isoform X1, with product MGCYDCCMRCLGGVPYCSLVATLLCFSGIALFCGCGHQALTETERLIETYFARNLQDYITFAYFIQYFQYVIYGLASFFFLYCIMLLAEGFYTTSAAKQTFGEFRSTMCGRCLSSSFIVLTYVLAVLWLLVFAFSALPVYFFYNMDATCHTIDVLTETPASINQLCVDARQYGLLPWNAVPGKACGMTLSSVCKTREYRMTYDLYIAAFAGAGITLLALVHCSLHLAVSQVYPRRLGHREKERRDYDLYGRLQRDRGGTLCSPYPANTSDIS from the exons ATGG GTTGCTATGACTGCTGTATGCGCTGTTTGGGTGGAGTGCCGTACTGCTCCTTGGTCGCCACACTGCTGTGTTTTTCTGGCATTGCCCTCTTCTGTGGTTGTGGGCACCAGGCACTCACAGAGACGGAGCGACTCATCGAGACTTACTTTGCCCGTAACCTTCAGGACTACATCACCTTCGCCTACTT CATCCAATATTTCCAGTATGTCATCTATGGTTTGGCctcatttttcttcctctactGCATCATGCTGTTGGCTGAGGGCTTCTACACCACGAGCGCTGCCAAGCAAACCTTTGGAGAGTTCAGGAGCACCATGTGTGGCCGCTGCCTTAGTTCCTCG TTTATAGTGCTGACATATGTACTCGCCGTGCTGTGGCTGTTGGTGTTTGCCTTCTCGGCCCTGCCTGTCTACTTCTTCTACAACATGGATGCCACCTGCCACACCATTGACGTTCTGACTGAGACGCCAGCGAGCATCAACCAGCTCTGTGTTGATGCTCGGCAATACG GGCTCCTGCCATGGAACGCTGTGCCAGGGAAGGCTTGTGGTATGACTCTGTCCTCTGTTTGCAAGACCAGAGAA TACCGAATGACCTATGACCTCTACATTGCTGCCTTTGCCGGTGCGGGCATCACTCTCTTGGCTCTG GTGCACTGTTCCCTGCACTTGGCTGTGAGCCAGGTGTACCCGAGGAGGCTGGGgcacagagaaaaggagaggagagactaCGACCTGTATGGGAGGttgcagagggacagagggggGACACTGTGCTCTCCGTACCCTGCAAACACATCTGATATCTCCTGA
- the pcdh20 gene encoding LOW QUALITY PROTEIN: protocadherin-20 (The sequence of the model RefSeq protein was modified relative to this genomic sequence to represent the inferred CDS: deleted 2 bases in 1 codon): MNSAFSCAGLGCCLSSAHSLPGGTQVACVRAMGHGTPDNMNWAGLLQNLLFVVYLQQVICGSVRFSIPEEQEPNILAGSLSKDFPPPYQLLTQDYLWVDKNTGNFYTTEQKMDREALCPKETEAEECLILHNAVVGPSGDLIQFLVIIEDINDNAPHFENSEIHLRVSEDMTVGTSFLVDDQAQDRDAGENSELHYHLVDSDGVFSLKVEQDGRLIMLVLQTALDRETRDMYHMALVATDCGSGPLSATATLIVTVTDVNDNCPSFSTDSPCDVTILGDSPKNMLVAQVRATDRDSGLNAAIVYSLSPKVSERAKELFSLDSLTGYIRLTQDLQSDKSEVLLLNVLASGHHCPPADTQVTVSILPKANQELTIKIGFIAEHHNQTMVLPENQPPTILAVLELEGDSSFKGSSLAIESEVPFTLSPQNGKYLLSTIKPLDYEMKSEHYIYVVVQGRSAEGSVIISSRRVIRVLVADVNDNAPHFLQSRYQLEVEENNQPGKLLLRVSASDADSGYNSRVTYSLDKHTSTIFNIGPETGQLSVSAVLDREQQGVHTLTVFARDSGSPPLESVATVSIRVLDQNDNAPAFLTPHFIFFIHENVPPFAQVGRVGVTDPDEGENGNTELHVVNSSGPFVVDNTKGTLHTTNNLDRETDDHYELYLLASDHGHPFTLTSAARVTIFVEDINDNQPKVILPSSNSSCQTVSPATIAGTLVTKIYAIDEDLGLNSEITYTVVAPESAQNSSPFRLDSRSGNITVAQQLLQKDLGMHHMFIVVRDGGKPAPLYTTIWVNLLVNESMGPCNLDRVPTWTGTSDLDQTPSKAPICEVEDTRSAQLTLLVGLGMMLVSTCLLMVTIVLYLKQKRKSLQQNRGGHVEENEIPLRLKDKYYSDD; the protein is encoded by the exons ATGAATTCTGCCTTCAGCTGTGCAGGTTTAGGTTGCTGCCTGTCCTCAGCA CACTCACTGCCGGGGGGAACTCAGGTAGCATGTGTGAGGGCGATGGGCCATGGGACTCCTGATAATATGAACTGGGCTGGACTACTGCAG AATCTGCTGTTTGTGGTCTATCTGCAGCAGGTCATATGTGGTTCAGTCCGATTTTCTATCCCAGAGGAGCAGGAGCCTAATATTCTGGCAGGGTCACTTAGTAAAGACTTTCCACCTCCGTACCAGCTCCTGACCCAGGACTATTTGTGGGTGGACAAAAACACAGGGAATTTCTACACCACTGAGCAAAAGATGGATCGTGAGGCCCTCTGCCCCAAGGAGACAGAAGCTGAGGAATGCCTTATTTTACACAATGCTGTGGTTGGGCCCTCAGGAGACCTTATACAGTTTCTTGTGATCATAGAGGACATCAATGACAATGCACCCCATTTTGAAAACAGTGAAATACACCTGAGGGTGTCTGAGGACATGACTGTGGGGACCAGTTTCTTAGTAGATGACCAGGCTCAGGACAGGGATGCTGGAGAAAACAGCGAGCTGCATTATCACCTAGTAGATTCTGATGGAGTTTTCAGTTTAAAAGTGGAACAAGACGGGCGTCTCATCATGCTGGTTTTGCAAACAGCTTTGGATAGGGAGACTCGTGACATGTATCACATGGCACTTGTGGCCACCGACTGTGGCTCAGGGCCATTGAGTGCGACAGCAACTTTAATAGTCACAGTGACAGATGTTAATGACAACTGTCCAAGCTTTAGCACCGATAGCCCCTGTGATGTTACCATCCTCGGCGACTCCCCGAAGAACATGCTAGTTGCTCAGGTCAGAGCCACAGACCGAGATTCAGGCCTGAATGCTGCCATCGTCTACTCCCTCAGTCCCAAAGTCTCAGAGCGGGCCAAGGAGCTCTTTAGCCTCGACAGCCTCACTGGGTACATCAGACTAACACAGGACCTCCAGAGTGACAAATCCGAGGTGCTGCTGTTAAACGTGTTGGCTAGCGGCCATCACTGCCCCCCAGCAGACACTCAGGTAACCGTATCCATCCTCCCCAAGGCAAACCAAGAGCTGACGATCAAGATTGGGTTCATAGCAGAGCATCACAACCAGACTATGGTGTTACCAGAGAACCAGCCCCCCACCATCTTAGCTGTTTTAGAGCTTGAGGGTGACAGCAGCTTTAAAGGCTCATCTCTTGCCATTGAGAGCGAAGTGCCTTTCACTTTGAGCCCACAGAATGGCAAATATCTGCTTTCCACCATAAAGCCCCTAGACTATGAGATGAAAAGCGAACATTATATTTATGTGGTAGTGCAGGGGAGATCAGCTGAAGGATCTGTGATCATTTCTTCCAGGCGGGTGATCAGGGTGTTAGTGGCAGATGTCAATGATAATGCTCCACATTTCCTCCAGTCTCGCTATCaactggaggtggaggaaaacAACCAGCCGGGGAAGTTACTGCTGAGGGTCTCAGCATCAGACGCAGACAGTGGATACAACAGCAGGGTGACCTACAGCctggacaaacacacatctaCCATCTTTAACATTGGCCCCGAGACAGGTCAACTGTCCGTGTCAGCCGTTCTGGATAGGGAACAGCAGGGTGTGCACACGCTCACTGTGTTTGCACGAGATAGCGGCTCGCCTCCCTTGGAGTCAGTGGCCACAGTATCCATTCGTGTTCTGGATCAGAATGACAATGCACCTGCGTTTCTAACTCCTCACTTCATCTTTTTTATCCATGAGAATGTACCACCGTTCGCCCAGGTGGGCAGGGTTGGGGTGACGGACCCAGACGAAGGAGAGAATGGGAACACAGAGTTGCATGTTGTAAACAGCAGTGGACCTTTTGTTGTGGATAACACCAAGGGGACACTGCACACCACCAACAACTTGGACCGCGAGACAGACGATCACTATGAACTCTACCTTCTGGCCAGCGATCATGGGCACCCGTTCACTTTGACTTCTGCTGCCAGGGTAACTATCTTTGTGGAGGACATCAATGACAACCAGCCAAAAGTGATCCTTCCAAGCAGCAACTCCTCGTGCCAAACTGTCTCTCCAGCAACCATTGCAGGCACCTTAGTAACAAAGATCTATGCTATCGATGAGGACTTAGGGCTGAATTCGGAGATTACCTACACTGTTGTGGCGCCTGAGTCGGCGCAAAACAGCAGCCCCTTCCGGTTGGATTCAAGGTCAGGGAACATCACCGTAGCTCAGCAACTCCTACAGAAAGACCTTGGAATGCATCACATGTTCATTGTGGTCAGAGATGGGGGGAAACCAGCTCCACTTTATACCACTATCTGGGTTAATCTCTTGGTCAATGAGAGCATGGGACCCTGCAACTTAGACAGAGTGCCCACCTGGACAGGGACATCGGACTTGGATCAAACCCCCTCAAAAGCCCCCATCTGTGAGGTGGAGGACACCAGGTCTGCACAGCTGACGCTGTTAGTAGGCCTGGGCATGATGCTGGTGTCCACATGTTTGCTTATGGTGACAATTGTTTTATACCTgaaacagaagagaaaaagtCTACAACAAAACAGGGGGGGACACGTTGAGGAGAATGAGATTCCACTCAGGCTGAAAGATAAATATTACTCTGATGATTAA
- the fut11 gene encoding alpha-(1,3)-fucosyltransferase 11 isoform X2, protein MMAGRGRLVPCACLGLFGVLCWVWVSFASFPDEQLPLDALDAVDRGAFQPQSALSEMEFASIGPYRGPGNNDRRNNKELPILLWWSGGLFPHFPGDSERIDCATSSCLVTSNRKVQLYKRTASIIFYGTDFRAYEAPLPRLRHQTWALFHEESPMNNYFLSHGPGIRLFNYTATFRRESDYPLTLQWLPSLDYLLEPVVVSLEEKNRLRREGLGPVLYMQSHCDVPSDRNRYVQELMKYIQVDSYGKCLNNKPLPVRLEDTSTATGEEANFMNFVARYKFHLALENGLCPDYMTEKLWRPLHQGCVPVYRGSPVVADWMPNNRSAIIIDNFPSPKALGEFLKRLDENDEEYAKYLEFKNPGRITNPRLLEALETREWGVNDMSKPNYLNGFECYVCDQENARLAAERAYRKSPKKNQPPRSEMANNSHMGCPLPSPGYGNVKDLPADDGWLQIWPQDYWQSLDQAEGLESLIRHNESDPSLLWKHIQNIAVSRARGKH, encoded by the exons ATG ATGGCGGGTAGGGGCAGGCTGGTGCCCTGTGCATGTCTGGGCCTGTTCGGTGTCCTGTGCTGGGTCTGGGTCTCTTTTGCCTCCTTTCCAGATGAACAACTTCCACTGGATGCCTTGGATGCAGTGGACCGAGGAGCCTTTCAGCCTCAGAGTGCTCTGTCCGAGATGGAGTTTGCCTCCATCGGTCCATACAGAGGACCTGGCAACAATGACCGCCGCAACAACAAGGAGCTGCCCATCCTCCTTTGGTGGAGTGGGGGTCTGTTCCCACATTTCCCTGGGGACTCTGAACGCATTGACTGTGCCACATCCTCCTGCCTGGTCACAAGCAACCGCAAG GTCCAGCTGTACAAACGGACCGCATCCATCATCTTTTATGGAACAGACTTTCGGGCATATGAGGCGCCACTCCCTCGTCTCCGCCACCAGACCTGGGCACTGTTCCATGAAGAGTCACCTATGAATAACTACTTCCTCTCCCACGGACCGGGAATCAGGCTGTTCAACTACACTGCCACGTTTCGCAGGGAGTCCGACTACCCTCTGACCCTGCAGTGGCTGCCTTCTCTGGATTACTTACTGGAGCCCGTGGTCGTGTCCCTGGAGGAGAAGAACCGGCTGAGGCGGGAGGGCCTGGGTCCTGTGCTCTACATGCAGTCTCACTGCGATGTACCATCAGACAGAAACCGATATGTCCAGGAGCTCATGAAGTATATTCAG GTGGACTCTTATGGAAAATGCTTGAACAACAAACCTCTGCCTGTTCGTCTGGAGGACACGTCCACAGCTACTGGCGAAGAGGCCAATTTTATGAATTTTGTCGCACGCTATAAATTCCACCTGGCGCTGGAGAACGGCCTGTGTCCAGATTACATGACAGAGAAGCTGTGGCGGCCTCTCCATCAGGGCTGTGTGCCTGTTTATCGAGGCTCCCCCGTGGTGGCCGACTGGATGCCCAACAACCGCTCTGCAATCATCATCGATAACTTCCCCTCACCAAAAGCTCTCGGTGAATTCCTCAAACGTCTTGACGAGAATGATGAGGAGTATGCTAAATATTTAGAGTTCAAAAACCCCGGCCGCATCACTAACCCCCGTTTGTTGGAGGCTCTGGAGACCCGTGAGTGGGGGGTCAATGACATGAGTAAACCCAACTACCTAAATGGATTTGAATGTTACGTGTGTGACCAGGAGAATGCACGACTGGCAGCGGAACGAGCGTATAGGAAATCCCCGAAGAAGAACCAACCGCCTCGGTCTGAAATGGCCAACAACTCTCACATGGGCTGCCCCCTGCCCAGCCCGGGGTACGGAAATGTCAAAGACTTACCAGCAGATGATGG ATGGTTGCAAATATGGCCTCAGGATTACTGGCAGAGCCTGGACCAAGCAGAGGGGCTGGAGTCTTTGATAAGACATAACGAATCAGACCCTTCGCTGCTGTGGAAGCACATCCAAAACATTGCTGTGAGCAGAGCCAGAGGAAAACACTGA
- the fut11 gene encoding alpha-(1,3)-fucosyltransferase 11 isoform X1 has protein sequence MMAGRGRLVPCACLGLFGVLCWVWVSFASFPDEQLPLDALDAVDRGAFQPQSALSEMEFASIGPYRGPGNNDRRNNKELPILLWWSGGLFPHFPGDSERIDCATSSCLVTSNRKVPKIYDLVKPFTGTLGSDGEKVQLYKRTASIIFYGTDFRAYEAPLPRLRHQTWALFHEESPMNNYFLSHGPGIRLFNYTATFRRESDYPLTLQWLPSLDYLLEPVVVSLEEKNRLRREGLGPVLYMQSHCDVPSDRNRYVQELMKYIQVDSYGKCLNNKPLPVRLEDTSTATGEEANFMNFVARYKFHLALENGLCPDYMTEKLWRPLHQGCVPVYRGSPVVADWMPNNRSAIIIDNFPSPKALGEFLKRLDENDEEYAKYLEFKNPGRITNPRLLEALETREWGVNDMSKPNYLNGFECYVCDQENARLAAERAYRKSPKKNQPPRSEMANNSHMGCPLPSPGYGNVKDLPADDGWLQIWPQDYWQSLDQAEGLESLIRHNESDPSLLWKHIQNIAVSRARGKH, from the exons ATG ATGGCGGGTAGGGGCAGGCTGGTGCCCTGTGCATGTCTGGGCCTGTTCGGTGTCCTGTGCTGGGTCTGGGTCTCTTTTGCCTCCTTTCCAGATGAACAACTTCCACTGGATGCCTTGGATGCAGTGGACCGAGGAGCCTTTCAGCCTCAGAGTGCTCTGTCCGAGATGGAGTTTGCCTCCATCGGTCCATACAGAGGACCTGGCAACAATGACCGCCGCAACAACAAGGAGCTGCCCATCCTCCTTTGGTGGAGTGGGGGTCTGTTCCCACATTTCCCTGGGGACTCTGAACGCATTGACTGTGCCACATCCTCCTGCCTGGTCACAAGCAACCGCAAGGTACCCAAGATATATGACCTCGTAAAGCCTTTTACGGGAACTCTTGGCTCAGACGGGGAGAAG GTCCAGCTGTACAAACGGACCGCATCCATCATCTTTTATGGAACAGACTTTCGGGCATATGAGGCGCCACTCCCTCGTCTCCGCCACCAGACCTGGGCACTGTTCCATGAAGAGTCACCTATGAATAACTACTTCCTCTCCCACGGACCGGGAATCAGGCTGTTCAACTACACTGCCACGTTTCGCAGGGAGTCCGACTACCCTCTGACCCTGCAGTGGCTGCCTTCTCTGGATTACTTACTGGAGCCCGTGGTCGTGTCCCTGGAGGAGAAGAACCGGCTGAGGCGGGAGGGCCTGGGTCCTGTGCTCTACATGCAGTCTCACTGCGATGTACCATCAGACAGAAACCGATATGTCCAGGAGCTCATGAAGTATATTCAG GTGGACTCTTATGGAAAATGCTTGAACAACAAACCTCTGCCTGTTCGTCTGGAGGACACGTCCACAGCTACTGGCGAAGAGGCCAATTTTATGAATTTTGTCGCACGCTATAAATTCCACCTGGCGCTGGAGAACGGCCTGTGTCCAGATTACATGACAGAGAAGCTGTGGCGGCCTCTCCATCAGGGCTGTGTGCCTGTTTATCGAGGCTCCCCCGTGGTGGCCGACTGGATGCCCAACAACCGCTCTGCAATCATCATCGATAACTTCCCCTCACCAAAAGCTCTCGGTGAATTCCTCAAACGTCTTGACGAGAATGATGAGGAGTATGCTAAATATTTAGAGTTCAAAAACCCCGGCCGCATCACTAACCCCCGTTTGTTGGAGGCTCTGGAGACCCGTGAGTGGGGGGTCAATGACATGAGTAAACCCAACTACCTAAATGGATTTGAATGTTACGTGTGTGACCAGGAGAATGCACGACTGGCAGCGGAACGAGCGTATAGGAAATCCCCGAAGAAGAACCAACCGCCTCGGTCTGAAATGGCCAACAACTCTCACATGGGCTGCCCCCTGCCCAGCCCGGGGTACGGAAATGTCAAAGACTTACCAGCAGATGATGG ATGGTTGCAAATATGGCCTCAGGATTACTGGCAGAGCCTGGACCAAGCAGAGGGGCTGGAGTCTTTGATAAGACATAACGAATCAGACCCTTCGCTGCTGTGGAAGCACATCCAAAACATTGCTGTGAGCAGAGCCAGAGGAAAACACTGA
- the si:dkey-27i16.2 gene encoding regulator of cell cycle RGCC, which translates to MTSDITADFELELGELLQEFQDVVEELKTPSQSKPHAYQHVLHEAKGRTGLGDDSGVEDSDYSSEASLGNSLNTSEEELHTAGITRAPKAKLGDTRELESFIDMLDRELAEM; encoded by the exons ATGACCTCCGATATCACCGCAG ACTTTGAGCTGGAGTTGGGCGAGTTGCTGCAGGAGTTCCAGGAtgtggtggaggagctgaagaccCCTTCTCAAAGCAAACCCCATGCGTACCAGCACGTCCTCCACGAGGCCAAAGGTCGCACAGGGCTCGGGGACGACAGCGGAGTCGAGGACTCGGACTACA GCAGCGAAGCTTCTTTGGGAAACAGTTTGAACACCAGCGAGGAAGAGCTTCACACAGCAGGCATAACACGGGCACCGAAAG CCAAGCTGGGAGACACAAGGGAACTTGAGAGTTTTATCGACATGTTGGACCGGGAACTTGCAG AGATgtga
- the plp1a gene encoding proteolipid protein 1a isoform X2, with protein MGCYDCCMRCLGGVPYCSLVATLLCFSGIALFCGCGHQALTETERLIETYFARNLQDYITFAYFIQYFQYVIYGLASFFFLYCIMLLAEGFYTTSAAKQTFGEFRSTMCGRCLSSSFIVLTYVLAVLWLLVFAFSALPVYFFYNMDATCHTIDVLTETPASINQLCVDARQYGLLPWNAVPGKACGMTLSSVCKTREYRMTYDLYIAAFAGAGITLLALLTYTVSTTYNFAVLRYLGRKGIGARC; from the exons ATGG GTTGCTATGACTGCTGTATGCGCTGTTTGGGTGGAGTGCCGTACTGCTCCTTGGTCGCCACACTGCTGTGTTTTTCTGGCATTGCCCTCTTCTGTGGTTGTGGGCACCAGGCACTCACAGAGACGGAGCGACTCATCGAGACTTACTTTGCCCGTAACCTTCAGGACTACATCACCTTCGCCTACTT CATCCAATATTTCCAGTATGTCATCTATGGTTTGGCctcatttttcttcctctactGCATCATGCTGTTGGCTGAGGGCTTCTACACCACGAGCGCTGCCAAGCAAACCTTTGGAGAGTTCAGGAGCACCATGTGTGGCCGCTGCCTTAGTTCCTCG TTTATAGTGCTGACATATGTACTCGCCGTGCTGTGGCTGTTGGTGTTTGCCTTCTCGGCCCTGCCTGTCTACTTCTTCTACAACATGGATGCCACCTGCCACACCATTGACGTTCTGACTGAGACGCCAGCGAGCATCAACCAGCTCTGTGTTGATGCTCGGCAATACG GGCTCCTGCCATGGAACGCTGTGCCAGGGAAGGCTTGTGGTATGACTCTGTCCTCTGTTTGCAAGACCAGAGAA TACCGAATGACCTATGACCTCTACATTGCTGCCTTTGCCGGTGCGGGCATCACTCTCTTGGCTCTG CTGACCTATACTGTGTCAACCACCTATAACTTTGCGGTTCTTCGGTATCTGGGGAGAAAGGGCATAGGTGCACGGTGTTAG